The following are encoded together in the Anaerostipes caccae L1-92 genome:
- a CDS encoding response regulator, whose amino-acid sequence MYRTMIVDDDFLVRSYLKQLDAWEKAGYEITADVRDGEEALHAVREQAPDVIVTDISMPLMDGIELIRKVREMGLSAYIIVLSCHDDFNYVKEAMRLGANEYVLKNSLDEDSLFEVLKNAEHHMNSLKKRNSEEERTKKLIEAGSQSLKIRFFNEIVAGDMSSKEREERRIEAGIKGKYINSAVVNMFIPAWMVIKDSQSPAESEQYAAGFIERLSAQLQMLLGEEHSRAETVSLGGGIFCCFLDLSDLSRSSVMKQKLTSVASACFKCCREEIFDYDIAVSNICIGEGGIRQAYQQARETIKLSFYEDRDILYFDSQKTIGTKMPECAQELLNHVRDYAAGRKEKEMKEEFFRVIEACRETRTDPKIIFRWIRKLDTAVGTEHSQEELFKLTHVDQLSDIFKDYRSRIFLGTGKKVPENAGTQTRQAVQYIREHFKEQIGLQEVADAVGLNFAYLSYLFKQEMGIGFSGFLLELRVEYAKDLLKNTSYKIKDVAVESGFNDYHYFSKAFKRLNGVSPAEYRRKF is encoded by the coding sequence ATGTACCGAACAATGATTGTCGATGACGATTTTTTAGTGCGAAGTTATCTGAAGCAGCTGGATGCCTGGGAGAAAGCGGGTTACGAGATCACTGCCGATGTAAGGGATGGGGAAGAGGCCTTACATGCAGTCAGGGAGCAGGCTCCCGACGTGATCGTAACCGATATCTCCATGCCGCTGATGGATGGGATCGAACTGATACGCAAGGTACGGGAAATGGGACTTTCTGCATATATCATCGTACTGAGCTGTCATGATGATTTTAATTATGTGAAAGAAGCTATGCGCCTTGGTGCAAATGAATATGTGCTGAAAAATTCTCTGGACGAGGATTCCCTTTTTGAGGTGCTGAAAAATGCGGAACACCATATGAACAGCCTAAAGAAACGAAACAGTGAAGAAGAACGGACAAAAAAGCTGATCGAGGCCGGAAGCCAGTCTTTGAAGATCCGATTTTTTAACGAGATTGTGGCGGGAGATATGAGCTCTAAAGAGCGGGAAGAAAGGCGCATCGAGGCGGGGATTAAAGGAAAATATATCAACAGTGCGGTCGTCAACATGTTTATCCCTGCCTGGATGGTTATCAAAGACAGCCAGTCACCGGCTGAGTCGGAACAATACGCCGCAGGGTTCATAGAGCGTCTGTCTGCTCAGCTTCAAATGCTCCTGGGAGAGGAGCACAGCAGGGCCGAGACAGTTTCTCTGGGAGGAGGCATCTTCTGCTGTTTTCTGGATCTTTCTGATCTGAGCAGGAGCAGTGTAATGAAGCAGAAACTCACGAGTGTGGCCTCTGCCTGCTTCAAGTGCTGCCGGGAGGAGATTTTTGACTACGATATTGCAGTCAGCAATATCTGCATTGGAGAAGGGGGCATACGTCAGGCATATCAGCAGGCAAGAGAGACCATTAAGCTTAGTTTTTATGAGGACAGAGATATTTTATATTTTGACAGCCAGAAGACCATTGGGACCAAGATGCCGGAGTGCGCACAGGAACTTTTAAATCATGTGAGGGATTATGCGGCAGGAAGAAAAGAAAAAGAGATGAAAGAAGAGTTTTTTCGTGTGATAGAAGCATGCCGGGAGACAAGGACGGACCCAAAGATCATTTTCCGGTGGATTCGGAAATTAGATACGGCAGTGGGGACAGAGCACAGTCAGGAAGAACTGTTTAAACTCACTCATGTGGATCAGCTTTCTGATATCTTTAAGGATTACAGAAGCAGAATATTTTTGGGTACAGGAAAAAAAGTCCCCGAAAATGCGGGGACACAGACGAGACAGGCAGTGCAGTATATTCGTGAACACTTCAAAGAGCAGATCGGGCTTCAGGAGGTTGCAGATGCTGTAGGACTGAATTTTGCCTATCTTAGTTATCTGTTTAAACAGGAAATGGGGATCGGCTTTTCGGGATTTCTTCTGGAACTCCGTGTAGAGTATGCAAAAGATCTTCTCAAAAATACAAGCTACAAGATTAAAGATGTTGCAGTGGAATCGGGATTCAACGATTACCACTATTTCTCAAAGGCTTTTAAACGGTTAAATGGGGTCAGCCCGGCAGAGTACCGCAGGAAGTTCTAA
- a CDS encoding Gfo/Idh/MocA family oxidoreductase: MGKVKVGIAGLGRLGKLHANNLAFKIPDAELTAACSIVPAELEYAKEQLGVADVYADYREMLEKADIDAVAIVTTSGEHCWQIEAALDAGKHVFSDKPLGITVEECRTAEAAVERHPELTFFLGFMRRYDPSYAYAKEKIKEGAIGTPYMVKAAGIDPEALAEGAIKFAATSGGIFIDMAIHDIDLMRWFLESDPVEVYAAGATFKHPEFKEAGDDETGAAMYKCENGALGFVHVGRTAAHGYHVETEIVGTEGSLRISPVPEKNLCMIYDKNGAVKECVSGFPERFAESYQLEMAEFIHCVQKGAKPDVTVYDGTKSTQIGFATTKAWKKGGIVKIEY; this comes from the coding sequence ATGGGAAAAGTAAAAGTTGGTATTGCAGGGCTGGGGAGATTAGGAAAGCTGCATGCAAATAACCTGGCATTTAAAATCCCGGATGCGGAACTTACGGCAGCCTGTTCGATTGTTCCGGCGGAGCTGGAATATGCAAAAGAACAGCTGGGAGTTGCAGATGTCTATGCAGATTACCGTGAAATGCTGGAAAAAGCAGATATCGATGCAGTTGCCATAGTGACGACGAGCGGGGAGCACTGCTGGCAGATCGAAGCTGCTTTGGATGCGGGAAAGCATGTGTTTTCCGACAAGCCGCTGGGAATAACGGTAGAGGAATGCAGGACAGCCGAGGCTGCTGTGGAACGCCACCCGGAACTTACATTTTTCCTTGGATTTATGCGGCGTTATGATCCGTCTTATGCATATGCAAAGGAAAAGATCAAAGAAGGAGCCATTGGTACACCATATATGGTGAAAGCGGCAGGAATCGATCCGGAAGCCCTGGCAGAAGGAGCGATTAAATTTGCAGCGACCAGCGGCGGGATCTTCATTGATATGGCCATCCATGACATCGATCTGATGCGCTGGTTTCTGGAATCCGATCCCGTGGAAGTATATGCGGCAGGAGCCACATTCAAACATCCGGAGTTTAAGGAAGCAGGAGATGACGAGACCGGTGCGGCAATGTATAAATGCGAAAACGGTGCACTTGGATTTGTGCATGTCGGACGTACTGCGGCACATGGATATCACGTTGAGACAGAGATTGTCGGCACTGAGGGTTCTCTAAGGATCAGTCCGGTACCGGAAAAAAATCTGTGTATGATCTATGATAAAAATGGGGCTGTGAAAGAATGTGTCAGCGGCTTTCCGGAGAGATTTGCAGAGTCTTATCAGCTGGAAATGGCAGAATTCATTCACTGTGTCCAGAAAGGTGCGAAACCGGATGTCACCGTATATGACGGTACAAAATCAACACAGATCGGTTTTGCAACTACAAAAGCCTGGAAAAAGGGAGGCATTGTAAAGATCGAATATTAA
- a CDS encoding C-GCAxxG-C-C family protein, with protein sequence MNIDLTSSQYAQKAMNLFKEGYNCSQSVFLAFKDLYGIDRHTALKLSSSFGGGMGRLREVCGSVSGMFLTAGILYGYDSPKDRSSKTEHYKRIQELARSFEELNGSIVCRELLGLDQKKESYVPEERTKDYYRKRPCEQIVGCAAYIMEEYIRNHPILS encoded by the coding sequence ATGAACATTGATCTCACTTCCAGTCAATATGCCCAAAAGGCGATGAATTTATTTAAAGAAGGATACAACTGTTCTCAGTCAGTTTTTCTGGCTTTCAAAGATCTGTACGGCATAGACCGGCACACTGCCCTCAAGCTCAGTTCTTCTTTTGGCGGAGGCATGGGAAGACTCCGGGAAGTATGCGGCTCTGTCAGCGGTATGTTTCTCACTGCGGGAATTTTGTACGGATACGACTCACCGAAAGACCGTTCCTCAAAGACAGAGCACTACAAACGGATTCAGGAACTCGCCCGCTCATTTGAAGAATTAAACGGTTCCATCGTATGCCGTGAATTGCTGGGACTTGATCAAAAAAAAGAATCTTATGTTCCGGAAGAGCGCACAAAAGACTATTACCGGAAGCGCCCATGCGAACAGATCGTCGGCTGTGCTGCTTACATTATGGAAGAATATATCAGGAATCACCCGATCCTTTCATAA
- the iolE gene encoding myo-inosose-2 dehydratase has protein sequence MFNKEKVKLGIAPIAWTNDDLPDLGKENTFEQCVSEMALAGFTGSEVGNKYPKDPEVLKKALELRGIEICNQWFSSFLITKPFEEVEKDFRAQLSFLKAMGAKVIGASEQSHSVQGMTDTPIFGHKYVMNDEEWETFCTGMNKLGKIAKEEYGISLTFHHHMGTVVQDPDEVERMMADTDPAYVSLLFDTGHFTYCGADPLEMVKTYVDRIKHVHLKDIRPEIVEKVKAENLSFLDGVRMGAFTVPGDGCIDFDPIFKVLENAGYEGYMLVEAEQDPAKANPLEYALKARKFIAEKTGL, from the coding sequence ATGTTTAACAAAGAAAAAGTAAAATTAGGAATTGCCCCGATCGCATGGACAAACGATGACCTCCCGGATTTGGGAAAAGAAAACACGTTTGAACAGTGTGTCAGCGAGATGGCTTTGGCAGGATTTACCGGCTCAGAGGTGGGGAACAAATATCCGAAGGACCCCGAAGTGCTGAAAAAAGCTTTAGAGCTGCGGGGAATTGAAATCTGCAATCAGTGGTTTTCGTCTTTCCTGATTACGAAACCATTTGAAGAAGTGGAGAAAGATTTTCGTGCACAGCTTTCCTTCTTAAAGGCTATGGGAGCAAAGGTCATCGGAGCATCCGAGCAGAGCCACAGTGTACAGGGAATGACGGACACGCCCATCTTTGGACATAAGTATGTGATGAATGATGAGGAATGGGAGACATTCTGCACGGGTATGAACAAACTTGGGAAAATCGCAAAAGAAGAGTACGGCATCAGCCTTACTTTCCACCATCATATGGGAACCGTGGTGCAGGACCCGGATGAGGTTGAGCGGATGATGGCAGATACAGATCCTGCATATGTCAGCCTTTTATTTGACACAGGACATTTTACATACTGCGGCGCCGATCCTCTGGAAATGGTGAAAACTTATGTGGACCGCATCAAGCACGTACACTTAAAAGATATTCGTCCGGAAATCGTAGAAAAAGTAAAGGCAGAAAACCTGAGCTTCTTAGACGGTGTGCGTATGGGAGCATTTACTGTGCCGGGAGACGGATGCATCGACTTTGATCCGATCTTTAAGGTGCTGGAAAACGCAGGATATGAGGGATACATGCTTGTGGAAGCAGAACAGGACCCGGCAAAGGCGAATCCACTGGAGTATGCGCTGAAAGCAAGAAAGTTTATTGCGGAGAAAACCGGATTATAA
- a CDS encoding H-type lectin domain-containing protein, with product MKLWENTALTEKGTALQNKLFDGQTLKITGAKAGAGEVPSVNLRQQTQITDERQEITLQPVRTEDGKAVIPVLLENIEVKESYELHQVGFYAQDPEEGEILYCIAQTSEGKKIPSAAESPGFSITWNFCFQNSDTAPFEVVLDSAGLVGVEQHKKLLDSVDEIKNRIYELSSELNKKADSTVVSQGLAGKANQTDLNTLSSQVNNVKNMKIVTGNGPITVGPYGNADKWVNFPSTFSSPPIVIISNAYSSYSRGLAAVDITKTGFNARDSNMGSGTTTFYYSYVAIGK from the coding sequence ATGAAACTTTGGGAGAATACAGCGCTTACGGAAAAGGGTACAGCGCTGCAGAATAAACTGTTTGACGGACAGACGTTAAAAATTACAGGGGCAAAGGCCGGAGCAGGAGAGGTGCCTTCTGTGAATCTGAGGCAGCAGACACAGATCACCGACGAACGGCAGGAAATTACACTGCAGCCGGTACGGACAGAGGACGGCAAAGCCGTGATTCCTGTACTGCTGGAAAATATAGAGGTGAAGGAAAGCTATGAACTGCATCAGGTAGGATTTTATGCACAAGATCCGGAGGAGGGAGAAATTTTATACTGCATTGCACAGACTTCGGAGGGAAAGAAAATTCCATCAGCGGCAGAAAGTCCGGGATTTTCCATCACATGGAACTTTTGTTTTCAGAATTCAGATACGGCACCGTTTGAGGTCGTTTTGGACTCGGCGGGACTGGTTGGGGTTGAGCAGCATAAAAAACTTTTAGATTCTGTTGATGAAATAAAAAACAGAATATATGAATTAAGCTCTGAGTTAAATAAAAAAGCAGATTCCACTGTTGTGTCACAAGGGCTCGCAGGGAAGGCAAATCAAACTGATTTGAATACACTTTCTTCTCAGGTCAACAACGTAAAGAATATGAAAATTGTTACAGGAAACGGACCGATTACAGTGGGACCATATGGGAACGCAGATAAGTGGGTGAATTTCCCTTCAACATTTTCGTCTCCGCCAATCGTTATCATCAGTAATGCATACAGTTCTTACAGCAGAGGTTTGGCAGCAGTAGATATCACAAAGACAGGATTTAATGCAAGAGACTCCAATATGGGAAGCGGAACGACAACATTTTATTATAGCTACGTAGCCATAGGAAAATAA
- a CDS encoding cache domain-containing sensor histidine kinase has product MIRSMRSKVFLAIISITFLTASAITLIFYLKSTQMIEDNYGTNLYGRIEQVGNAFDDAMKEIYYITVQASNAEGLSRQAESYLRTEDAGQLEKMSGMLGGFKKRNSDIGSVCLVLPEQKVIVTSEDYPVYVKKVEDSVLKHIAEVSLEDHPVIIKDPVRKQNKVLSFIEPVIKDDGSVLGFVMCNVEERAVYYKYLDILNDGRSSDAVLLNKKNVIVSTKNAESMGKIYRNSNFPDIQQNGIYNKSNPAVIGISYKTAFTGCSFFITAEKSVVLSDLNQLKYFLLAFLFLFLGMSLIPAYFATRAMYEPLRNLTAAMDEISAGELDKRVQVRTRDEIGRLSNDFNNMLNQIEKLIEKLIKEEGLKKDAELEALQYQITPHFMYNTLNSIKFAALLKGEKELGGLIGDFVELLQASVNKKGTFVTVSDEIHILKNYIHLQKMRYDGHFHVDYEIGKDAGSCFVPRLILQPLVENSILHGLDMKMDSSRIEIRAVIEEDYLCISVKDNGRGMTQEQIYELLTKKTKKTSGLSGIGVVNVRERLELYYGNNAGLGYDSTSDGTTAYLYLPAYKDQNQYAV; this is encoded by the coding sequence ATGATACGCAGTATGCGGAGTAAAGTTTTCTTAGCCATCATCAGCATCACATTTTTGACTGCCTCGGCCATCACCCTGATATTTTATTTGAAATCTACTCAGATGATTGAGGACAATTACGGGACAAATCTCTATGGCCGCATTGAGCAGGTAGGGAATGCTTTCGATGATGCCATGAAAGAGATTTATTACATTACGGTACAGGCATCCAACGCAGAAGGGCTTTCCCGGCAGGCAGAAAGCTATCTGAGAACAGAGGATGCAGGACAGCTGGAGAAGATGTCCGGTATGCTGGGAGGATTCAAGAAACGAAACAGTGATATCGGATCAGTCTGTCTGGTTCTTCCGGAACAGAAAGTCATTGTTACATCGGAAGATTATCCGGTTTATGTAAAGAAAGTAGAGGACTCTGTATTAAAGCATATTGCAGAGGTTTCTCTGGAAGACCATCCGGTTATTATCAAAGATCCGGTGAGAAAACAGAATAAAGTGCTGTCTTTTATTGAGCCCGTCATAAAAGACGACGGAAGTGTCCTTGGATTTGTCATGTGTAATGTTGAAGAGAGGGCTGTCTATTATAAGTATCTGGATATTTTAAATGACGGCAGATCTTCAGACGCGGTCCTCCTCAATAAGAAAAATGTCATTGTCTCTACGAAGAATGCCGAATCCATGGGCAAAATTTACAGGAACAGCAATTTCCCCGATATCCAGCAGAACGGCATTTATAATAAAAGTAACCCGGCGGTCATAGGCATCAGCTATAAAACGGCATTCACGGGCTGCAGTTTTTTTATTACGGCGGAGAAGAGTGTCGTATTGAGCGACCTGAATCAGCTGAAATATTTTTTGCTGGCATTTTTATTTCTGTTTCTGGGCATGTCACTGATTCCCGCCTATTTTGCCACGAGGGCTATGTATGAGCCATTGAGGAATTTGACGGCGGCGATGGATGAAATCAGCGCCGGAGAGCTGGATAAAAGGGTTCAGGTCCGCACCAGAGATGAGATTGGACGGCTTTCCAATGACTTTAACAACATGCTGAACCAGATTGAAAAGCTGATCGAAAAGCTGATCAAAGAAGAAGGACTCAAAAAAGATGCAGAGCTGGAAGCACTTCAGTATCAGATTACCCCGCATTTTATGTACAATACTTTAAATTCCATTAAGTTTGCGGCACTTCTGAAAGGGGAGAAGGAACTGGGAGGCCTGATCGGTGATTTTGTGGAGCTTCTGCAGGCAAGTGTCAACAAAAAAGGTACGTTTGTCACAGTCTCAGACGAGATACATATTTTAAAAAATTATATTCATCTCCAGAAAATGAGATATGACGGTCATTTTCATGTGGATTATGAGATAGGGAAAGACGCGGGCAGCTGTTTTGTCCCGCGGCTGATCCTTCAGCCTCTGGTGGAAAACTCTATTTTGCATGGGCTGGATATGAAGATGGACAGCAGCCGGATCGAGATCAGGGCCGTGATCGAAGAAGACTATTTATGTATCAGTGTCAAAGATAACGGAAGAGGAATGACACAGGAACAGATTTATGAGCTGCTGACAAAAAAGACAAAGAAAACCAGCGGCCTGAGCGGGATAGGAGTTGTCAATGTCCGTGAGAGGCTGGAACTGTATTACGGAAATAATGCCGGCCTGGGCTATGACAGTACTTCCGACGGAACAACAGCATATCTGTATCTGCCGGCTTACAAAGACCAGAATCAGTATGCAGTGTGA
- a CDS encoding AI-2E family transporter, with product MKNNKFESNKKYFTISIYSIVVILIGCIIFRLVNNWASTVGILTDLWNTIFPFFIGFLIAYVMNPVVTFFNEKVFSSLFGEKRKRLCRACAILTTYIILVGALTICLIFIVPQLYDSIKELSSQIPVISDQIMGLLDHYKESGSGVFPAELMETLETKSLPKLVQLSNQMLTEAIPMLYNFSVSFVKWLFNLFIAFVVSIYMTADKQLLKSACRRLIFAVFPYDAAVPVIHGLKECHNIFSGYIIGKSLDSLIIGFLCFLLMSLLNLPYTVLISVIVGVTNMIPYFGPFIGAVPGAFILFIVSPYKTLIFLGMILVLQQFDGLVLGPKILGNSTGVRPILILFSITVGGAYFGPLGMFLGVPFFAVVQYLVNNWVNYRLYKKNLDIE from the coding sequence TTGAAAAACAATAAATTTGAATCCAATAAAAAATATTTTACCATATCGATTTATTCGATTGTTGTAATCCTTATCGGGTGTATAATATTCCGCCTGGTCAATAACTGGGCGTCTACGGTCGGGATTCTCACGGATCTATGGAATACGATTTTCCCATTTTTTATTGGTTTTCTGATCGCATATGTGATGAACCCTGTCGTTACCTTTTTTAACGAAAAAGTCTTTTCATCATTATTCGGTGAAAAACGAAAAAGATTATGCCGTGCATGTGCGATCCTCACTACTTATATCATATTAGTCGGAGCACTAACGATCTGTCTGATCTTTATCGTACCTCAGCTTTATGACAGCATTAAGGAACTGTCCAGCCAGATTCCGGTCATTTCAGACCAGATCATGGGACTGCTGGATCACTACAAGGAAAGCGGTTCCGGAGTATTCCCGGCCGAGCTGATGGAAACACTGGAGACCAAGAGTCTGCCGAAGCTGGTGCAGCTTTCCAATCAAATGCTCACAGAAGCCATTCCGATGCTGTACAATTTTTCGGTTTCATTTGTAAAATGGCTGTTTAATCTGTTTATTGCTTTCGTAGTGTCCATCTACATGACGGCCGATAAGCAATTATTGAAAAGTGCCTGCCGAAGACTTATTTTTGCAGTATTTCCTTATGATGCAGCGGTTCCGGTCATTCATGGGCTGAAAGAGTGCCATAATATTTTTTCCGGCTATATCATTGGAAAGTCACTGGATTCCCTCATTATCGGGTTCCTCTGCTTTTTGCTTATGAGTCTTTTAAACCTGCCGTATACCGTGCTGATCAGCGTTATTGTCGGGGTAACCAATATGATTCCTTATTTTGGACCTTTTATCGGGGCCGTTCCGGGCGCATTTATTCTTTTTATTGTAAGCCCATATAAAACACTGATTTTTCTTGGAATGATCCTGGTGCTGCAGCAGTTCGACGGACTGGTGCTGGGACCGAAGATCCTCGGTAATTCTACGGGAGTCAGGCCGATCCTGATCCTCTTTTCCATTACAGTCGGAGGAGCGTATTTCGGACCTTTGGGTATGTTTTTAGGAGTGCCGTTTTTTGCGGTGGTCCAGTATCTGGTCAACAACTGGGTCAATTACAGATTATACAAAAAGAATCTGGATATCGAGTAG